A genomic stretch from Arachis stenosperma cultivar V10309 chromosome 3, arast.V10309.gnm1.PFL2, whole genome shotgun sequence includes:
- the LOC130966437 gene encoding uncharacterized protein LOC130966437 yields MKAKVPKDFKAPNMTPYDGTSDPSHHLSNFRSRMYLTDASDAIQCKAFPTTLTKTAIKWFDTLPPRSITSFDDLAKKFLSRFSIQKDKAKHAPSLLGIKQGDQESLRSYMERFNKACLDIQSLPTEAAIMGLIKGLQEGPLVTSYQRNIRHL; encoded by the coding sequence aTGAAAGCcaaagtcccaaaggacttcaaagctcccaACATGACCCCGTACGACGGCACATCGGATCCAAgccatcacctcagcaatttcagaagtagaatgtatctcaccgacGCCTCGGACGCTATTCAATGCAAAGCTTTCCCAACGACCCTAACCAAGACAGCAATTAAGTGGTTTGACACTTTGCCCCCCAGATCCATCACAAGTTTTGACGACCTGGCTAAGAAATTTCTTTCCCGATTTTccatccagaaagacaaagccaAACATGCCCCAAGCCTATTAggaatcaaacaaggagatcaggAGAGTCTTCGTAGCTACATGGagaggttcaacaaagcatgtctgGACATACAAAGCCTACCGACGGAAGCAGCCATTATGGGTCTCATCAAAGGCCTGCAAGAAGGACCTTTAGTCACTTcatatcaaagaaacatccGACATCTCTGA